The nucleotide sequence TTTGGCCCGGTTTGGGTCATCCTCCGCCATTTTATCCAGTTGATTCTTCAGCACGGCCAGCCCAGCGCCCATTTCCTTGGCGCTGGCCGTGGCCTGCATGGCATCAACGACGATGCGTACTTTCCGTTCTTCGCTATTCTCAGCCATCGGGGGCGTTGATTAAAAGTTTACTACTACATCCTCGGTCGGCAGCACGTCGCTGACCTGGCTGAGGAGAATGGTGCTGTGCAGCTCCGACATGAGCTCCGAAAGGCGCTTGGTCTGATAGGCCAGCGTTTTGCCCAGCCACTTCTTGGCTTTCCGCTCCCGGCGTTTGAGCTGGCCGCGGCTGTTGCGCAGGCGGTCGTAGCCGTCGTCGCCGCGGCGCACGCCCAGCCCCATGCCGCGGCCCACGCCCATGTCGACGAACTTGCCATACAAGGCGTAGCTAAGCTGCAGCTGCAGCCGACCACTGGCGGCGCCGATCACCTGCTTTTTAAAGCTGGCCATCAGCGCCCCGGTCTGCTTGATGCGCAGCTTGCGCATGTTGCGGATAAAGCTCTCGACGGTAAAATCCAGCCACTTGCGGGCCATTTCCAGTTCTTGCTCGTCGAGGTTCATCGGCGGATGGGTCGGTAGGTGAAGCGGGCGGATTCGAGGCGGCGGGCGGTGCTCACGCTCACGCTCACTTTCTCCCACAGGTACTTGCGGCCCCCGACCAGCTCCTTGCGCAGCGGGTCGAGGCTGAGCAGATCGGCCACCCGGAAGACCATAGTGCGCTCCTCGCGGCTGGCCCGATCCAGAAACTCCAGCCAGGCCTGGTAGCTCACCGCGTAGAGGCCATCAGCCCCGGGCCAGCGCAGAGCCGGCAGCCCGGCGCCCCCCGGGCTGGCACTGGTGGCCAGCGGGTAGGTGCTGCCCTGGTAGGTGCTCAGGCCCCGGTCGTAGAGCAGGCGCAGGCCGGCGCGGCTGTCCTCGCCCGCCTCGAACGCCGGCGAGGCGCCCTTGGCCAGCACTGCCGGTACCAGGCGCCGGGAGTTGTCGCTGGCATCGGCCACCTCCAGCACGTGCAGCGTGCCGGCCAGGGTATCGATGGTGGTTTTGCCGTTGCCCACCCGCAGCTGGGCCCAGCTGGTGTCGCGGGTTTTGTTGAGCTCGTCATCTTCCAGCCCCATTTTCAGCAGGAAGCCGCCGTACTCGGCCGGCACGCTGCGCGCCGGGCCACCGGTGCGCTCCACGTAGGCCTGGTCGGCTACCACGTCGCGCAGGCGCACGATGCGCACCTCAGGGCGCACCGGGTGGAAGTCGAAGCCCAGGCCAAAGAGCTTCTGCAGGCTCACCAGCAACTCGCCCACGCCCAGATCGGGCACGTGCTGATTCAGGGCAAAGTCGGCCGGCAGTTGCGGCAGCGTGTCAGTCGGCGCGGCCAGCACCTCCACGGCCCGGTCGGAGTAGCACACCAGGTCAGCCGCGTCGGTGAGCCACTCGCCCGAGACGCGGTAACCCAGCGCCCCGAACACGCGCTCGAGCAGCGGCACCAGCCGCAGAAACGGCACGATAGGAAACTGCCAGGTGCCGCCGGTGGCGTTGAGGCGGTAAGCCCCGTTGCGGTAGTCATTAATAAAGCCCGCACCCATGGTAAAGCTGTCGTTTTTCGCATAAAACTGCGGATTGTGGTGCATCGGCAGCGCGTAGAGCTCCGCGTCCGGGCGCAGTTCCAGCGCCGTCCGGCCCAGCTCGAGCTGGCGCAGGGTGCGGCCGTCGATGCGGGCCTGCAGGTCGGCGGCGCCGGCGGCGAAGGTGTACTGCCAGGTGCGCTTCTGTTCGTCGCAGTCCTTGTAGACCAGGCTGCCCTGCCGCCAGAGCACGCCGTCCAGCACCAGGCCGTAGGGCTCGGGCGCAATCCGCTCGCCCTGGGCGGCGCGCACGTGCGGAAAGTTTAGCTGACGTAGGTTGCCAGGCGTCCAGGGGATGGAAAACGTGTAGCTGGTGGTGCCGGGCACGGCATCGAACTTGAACAGCGGGTTCTGGATTTCCAGGCTGATGGTGGTGCCGGCGGCCAGATCCAGGCCACCATCACGGTTGACAAGGGCCATCATAGCGCGCCGGAATCAGGGCCCACGGCCGCCGGGGCAGCCGGCGGCAGGTAGGGCGTAAACTGCCGCTCGGCGGGCAGCACAAACTCCACTTCCAGCGTGGGCACGCGCTTGCCCTCGTCGAGCACGTTCACCGTTTTGGTTTTCACGTAGCCGGCCAGCCAGCGGCCGGCGTTGAGCAGCAGCACTCTGCGGCTGAGCAGCAGCTCCTGCAAACCCAGGTGCTCGGCCCGGCCCAGGTGCACGCCCGAGGCCAGCTTGAGCACCGGCCGCAACTCGCGCTCCAGCACGGCCGTGTCGCCGCGCAGCGGATCGTAGTCGAGCGGGAGTTGCACCTCTACCTGGTCGCCGGTCACTTCCGCGTCCTGCTGGGCCTCGCCTCTGGCCACGAACGTATTCATGCCGCCGAGCGAGTTGGCGTAGAGCAGGTAGCGGCACGTGGCCGGCGGCAGCCGGTCCAGGTGGTAGCGGCGCACCTCGCTCAGGCGCCGGCCGTCGTCGTCCACCACCGACACCTGCCAGCTCACGACCTTATCCCGCCGCTCGGCCGGCAGCCGCGCCAGGTTCAGCTGCCCGAAGCCGACGCCAAAGCAGAACACCTCGAACTGCCGGACGCCTTCCAGCTCACCCAGCGGCAGCACCTGGCTGGTGTTGTCGTCGAAGCGCAGCTCGGCCAGCATACGCACGCTCGGCGTGGGGGCCAGGGCCTGGAAGTATAGGAACTCGGGCTGCCCGGCAAACACCCACTTGTCGTTCGGCTCCCAGGTCAGGAACGGTTTGTGGCGGGGCTGGTAGTCGTCGAACCAGGTGCGGGCCTGCGCCTCGGTGAAGCTGAGCCCGCCGAGTAGCACGTAATGCTGCTCGGCCCCGGTGCTGGGCCCTTTCACGGGCGGATTGCCCGCCACCTGGGCGTGGCGCAGGAAAAACCGCTTGAACAGGGCCGTGGCCCGCTCGGCCACCGGGCCGGCCGGGGCCGGCACGTGGTAGTCAAGGTAGGGCGCCAGCAGCTCCTGCACCTGAAAGCTGGTGCGGCCGTCGCGGTCGGCCGGCTGCTCGAGCTCCGTGCCCACAGCCGTGAACTCCTCGCTCAGGTACTGCTGCTCGACCAGCACCTGACACGTGAAGGTGAGCTCCGGCAGGCTCGTCGGGTCGGCCCGGTAGGCGTCGCCGGCGTCGAGGCGCAACGGGATGGGGTTGCGGGAGAAGTAGTAGCTCAGGCGCGAGAAGTTCACGCTCACTTCCGCCGAGCAGCCCAGCGCGTCAACAATGGCGCACACGTGGGTGCCGTCCTGCAGGTCGGTGCGCGTGGCCAGCGTGCTGCCGTCGCTCCACAGGTAGGTGAACGGGGCCGTGCCCCCGCTGGCCACCAGCGTCACCTGCGTGTCGCGCCGCTCAACCAGCACGTTGATGCGCGCGTTCTGCTCGGCCTGCAGGGCGATGGTGCACGCGGCGCCGGTGGCGTCTTCCGTCACCGTCACGCTGTAGCGGCCGGCCGGCACCAGGCCCCGCTGCAGCGTTGTGCTGCCGTCCTCCCACAGGTAGCTGAACGGGCCCGTGATGCTGCCGCTCGTGAGCAGCTGCAGCTCGCCGGTACTGGCTCCGAAACAGATGGTCGTGAGCTTGGTCAGGCGCAGCACCAGCGTGCGCACGCCGGCCGCGCCGTCGTGGAAGTAGCCGGTGTAGGTGGCGGCCGCGCCCTCGACGCCGGGCACGCCAAAGACCAGCTCGCTCAGCGGCTTGCTGTAGTCTTCCGGCGGCTGCTCACCGGTGCTCTGGTCGACCGTGTAGCTGGCGTAGAGCGGAAACGGGGTGTACACCACCGCCAGCGACACCGTATCAAACTCCCAGGCCGCGGCGCCCAGGTAGTAGCCGTAGGCCTGGTCGTAATCCCGGTCGCCCCAGGTGCCGTTCGGGGCCCATTCTTTTTTCAGTAAAACGCGCATGAGTTAAATCGAAAAAGCCGCCGGATTGTAGGCCAGCGCGGCCGAGGCCGGGTTGGTGAAGTCGAAGTCGAAGCGGGTGCCGTACCAGGTGCCGTCGCCGATGGGGCCGATGGTATCGGAGCTGATCGACTTCTCATCGAGGCGCACCTTCACCTGGCCGCTGAGCTGGTGCAGCACGGCCGCCAGGATCTGCTCGCCGGTCTGCTCGGTGGCATCGATGGCGGCTTCCACCTGGTCTTCGGTGAAGTTTTTGGGCAGCTTCTCGAACACGTAGAAGGCCCCGGAGCGGCGGCGCTGCTTGTTGTCGCCGCCGTTGTCGAGGTACTGCGTGTGGCAACTCTCGACGACCAGCATCTGGCTGGTGGAGCCCGGCGCGTAGTGGCGGCCGAGCTGCGTCTGGGCCATCTCGGCCAGATCCACCTGCTTTTGAAACGGGTCGATGCTGACCACCACCCGGGCGAAGCGCGAAACCTGCGGCGAGTGCTGAATCTTGTGGTGGCGCGTGGCCAGGTCGCGAAACAAGGCGACGTACTGCGAGTGCCGGAGCATTAGCGGGTGGATTTGTGGTGGCGGGCCACCTTGGCCCGGTCGTTCATTTCCGCCAGGATGGTGCGCACGTGCTGGCCGGCGGTCTGCTCGAGCGGCCCGAAGGCGCCGCCCGAAAGCTGCCGCAGCACCCGGCCCCAGTCGGCCGATTCCTGCCGGCTGCCGGCGGCCGCCTCGGTGGCCACGTCGAACACGTCGGGGTACTCAGCCACCAGCTGCTGCCGGCAGCCACGGTACCAGAGCAGAATGCTGAGCCGGTCCACGTCGGGCACCTGGTGCATGTAGCGGGCGAAGTAGCCCACGTTGTGCTCATTGAACCGCTGCCGGGCGTCGCCGCTCCAGTCCGGATGGCCCGGGCGCAGGCCCTTGTCCGTGCGCATGGGCCGGTAGAGCGCGGCCAGGAAGTGGTCGAAGGCCTCGGCCGACTGCCGCTTGGCGTACAGGCAGAAGTAGGTATCGGCGAAGATAAACTCGCCGAAGTGCACGCCGCTGAGCGCGTCACCCGGGCCGGCCAGCGTGAGCGGCCGGGGCGTGGCCACCCGTAGCTCGGGCAGCAGCTGGCGCGTGAGCGGGTGCTCGTCGGAAAACAGAAAGTCGGTGAGGCTGTAGAGCTGCCTGACTTGCACCTCCGGCAGTTCGATAAGTAGCTCCAGCGGCGCGCCGCTCACTACGCTCAGCAGCCGCAGCTTAGCCGGCCAGAACTGCTCCGGGCCGTAGAGCACGGCCACCACGCCGGCGAGCTGGGCGCGGGTGAGTTCGTTCCAGGTGCTGGCCGGCGCGAAGTGCCGGCCCCAGATGTCGAGTCGTTCCATGCAGCAAAACTGCCGCCGGCTGCCTCGGAGGAAAAGGACACAAAAAAGCCCCGCTGGTGAGGCGGGGCTCCAAGTTGCACTAGGGTTCTGCCTTCTACCCACACACGGGTTTAGACGGGGCAAACCTACTAAGCGGCTTCCAGTTCGTCAACTCGCTGCTCCAGGCCGGCTACCACCTGCAGCAACTGCTGCTCCAGGTTGCTCAGCGGCGTGAGGGCAAACAAATCGTAAGCAGTCAGAATGGCCAGCCCCTCCCCCGTTCCCACGTACACCGGGGCTGCTTTCGGCAGGCGCGGCGGTGGCTCCGAAGCCGGCTCCTGCGAGGCCGCTGCCTCACTGGGTTGCCACTGGAAACCGTCGCCGGTCCCGTTGGGGTCATAATCTGTTTTCCGGCCGAAGCCGATGGGACGTTGGGGTGTTTTTTCCATGCGCAGCAGGGTTGTAAAGTATAGCACTAGCGCCAGGGTTTGAGCCAAAGTACCAGGCCGGCTAGGGCCACGAGGACGGCCGCCGTGCTCAGCTGCCGGCCGGTGATGCCGTGCTGCACCACCACGTCCGAGTCCGTGTTGCCCACGTTTTTGAGCTTGAGCTTGCCCCGGGCCGGCGCGCCAACATTGGCCAGCGCCTGCGTCTGGGCATCGGTCCAGCGCTGCACCTGCCGGGGCGAGGCCTGCGCCGGTGGCGGCACCAGGTAGGCCGGCAGCGCGGCCAGTGCCCGGAGCGAGTCGGGGTTGGGCGCGCGCACCAGCTCGGGCAGCGGGCGCAGGCTGGCGCAGCCGGTGGCCAGGCTCAGCAGCGCCCCGCAGTAAAGCAGCCGCCCGCTCATGGCTTGAGGAATAAGGCGGCCTCGCGCAGCCGGCGCGCTTCAATGGCGGCGCTGAGCTTGCCGTTCACGTTGCGCCAGATGCGGAAGTAGTTCCGGAGCGCAGCCGGGTCGCGGACGGCCGTCGTGTTGACGTAGCGCACCAAACTGGACTTGGCCAGCGCCGCCTCGCCCAGGTTGAAGGCAAACGACACCAGGGCGTTGAACTGGTTCTGGGTGAGCGGCACGGTCACGGCGCGGTTGACGGCCGCCTCGAAGCGCGCCAGGTCTTTGCTGAGCAGCATCTGGCTCTGCTCCCGGGTGATGGTCATGCGGGCCACCACGTCGGGCCCGGTGTGGCCCACGCCGATGGTGGCCACGCCGGCCGCGCATAGGTACGTTTTCAGCACTTCGCCTTCTTCCTTCGTGATAAAGGCCCGACCGGCAGCGTCGGTTTTCATGTTCACACTCATAGTGCAGGGGGTATGGTGCCCTCAGCGGGCTCCGTGGATGGATCAGGTTCCGGGGCGGCAGGCAACTCGTCTGGGGGCGTCTTGCTGCGGAACTGGCCGGTTTCCTCCCAGTCGGTCATGCCGCGGCGCAGGAACTTGGGCAGCGGCAGGCCCAGGCCGCCAAGCCCGCGCAGGTTTTCGTCGATGCTCTTGGTTTCGATCAGCAGGATGAAGAAGTAGATGGCGCCCTTCACCCCGAAGGCCATGTACTCGGCCCAGGGAAACTTGCTGCCGTCAACCTCGATGTTGCAGAACACGTGGGCCACGACGATGCCCACGCCGTAGTCGCGCAGCTTGGTGAACATCTGGCGCATTCCCCGTGAGTGGAAGCGGCCCTGCCGGAAGCTGCGGGCCATGCCCAGGCCGGTGTCGAGCAGGAACAGCACCATGAGAAAGGCCAGCGCATTCCAGTCGTTGAAAATGTATTTCTCGAACAGATGCCACGCTTTTTCCAGCATGAAGTGCACTTGTGGAGGCAGGACTATGGAGAGCATTAGCAGAAGCGGATAACCTTGGATTCAGCCGTATTGAGCGCCACGACCGGCGTGGCAGGCGCCCGGTAAGGACCGAGCGTGAAGTAGGTGGCGTACCTGGTAGCGGAGGCCGTGCGGTTCAGGAACTGCCGCATCTTCTCCAGCCGGATGTCGGCCGCGCGCTGGGCCTCGAAGGCCCGGGCGGCCAGCAGCTGGTCGAGGCCGGCATCGGCTTCCTTGCTGTTGGAGTCGTCCAGGCGGGCCACCATCAGCTCAATGCCGTCGCCGGTCAGCCGCAACCCCAGCTCGGGCACAGCCCTAGCCAGCGTCAGGCTGGCCAGCGCCGGCCGCACGAACTGCTCGAGCAGCTCTTCGTTTTCGGCCGTCAGAGTGCGGGTGCGGACCTGCTCACGCAGTTCGCTCAGGAAGTCGTAGCCCAGCTGCGGCTCGAGAATGAACAGCTCCTGCGTGCTGATCAGCGGCCGCAGGGCCTCGAACACCGGCCACGACTCCTGAATGTTCTCGAAGCGCGAGAACTCCACGGCCGACACCAGCAACTGCCGGCGGTAGAGCTGCCCGGGGCCCGCGGCCCAGGCCTGCAGCTCCGGCGTGGTGGCGCGGCTGCTTTCCAGCCACTCGAGTAGCGCGTTCATATCCTGGTAGCCCTTGCGGCTGAGCGTGCGGCGCAGGGCCGTAATCTGCCATTGGAAGGCCGTTTTCTGCGTTTCCGTGCTCACGATGTGGATGCCCGTATCGCCGAGGCTCACCTGCAGCTCGTCCAGGGCGCCGGCCATGGCCAGGCGCGCCAGCGGGGCCTGCACCCGGGCCAGCAGCTGGCCGGCCGGCGTCTGGTCGGTGGCCGCGGCGCCGGCGGCATACTGCGCATCCAGCCAGTGCAGCAGCGTGGCCCCGAGCACCGGCAGCAGCAGCTGGCCCCGCAGGCGCTCCTGCTCGCGCTGCACCGGCTCGGGCACCACGCTCGTATCCACGCTCACGTAGCGGCGCAGCTCTTCACTCGTTTTAAGCAGGCTCAGCATCGTCGGATTGACCGCCGGTGGCGGTGGAAGTGTTGGATTTGGACACGTCAGCCGTCTGGGCCAGCGGATTGAGGAAGCGGAACTCCAGCTCGGCGGGCCAGCCGTTGTAGTCGCGCACCAGGTAGAGCGGCTCGAGAATCAAATCCTGGTGGAAGCGGTGAGTGCTGATGAAGTTGTTGAAGGCGATGCGCTTGTCGGAGCCTGAGCCGGCGCCCATGCCCTTGCCGGGCGAGATGCCCACCAGCGTCGGGTCCACGCTCAGCGAGGTGTAGATGTGGCTGCTGGCCTCCTGCGAGTCCTCGATGTGCAGGCCACTCTTCACTTTGTCGTCAATGGCCGTCACCTTGAAGGCCGACACGCTCTCGCCGGTGCGTGGATCCTGCACCGACACCGACAGGATGGACTTGCCGGCGCCGGCGGCCCCGGTCATGGTCTTCTCGAAGTCGGCCAGCTCGTCGCCGATGATCTGCCGGCGCTGCTCGGTCACTTTCGTGTCCCAGTCGGGGTATTTCCACTTCCAGTACCGCTCGTCCGTCTCGATCAGGTACTTGATGCTAAGCTGATTCCTGAACATGGCCGCCTTGAACTCGGGAATGGCCTGGGCTACGTCCAGCCAGCCCGAGCGGCGGATGCTGTTCCAGCTGGCCAGCTGGTAGAGGGCCTTGCCCGGGCTCGGCAGCGCCAGCGGATACACGTACTTGAAGCCCCGCGTATCGGCCTTGAGGGCCTCCACCGGCTCGTAGTAGGGGTCGAGCACCGGCACTGAGGTGGTGAACTCGTCGCCGGGCTTGGCCTCGGGCCAGTTGGCCGAGATGTGCACCAGCTCCGGCACGGCCTGGCCAGCCTTGGGCACCGAGTAGCGGCAGAAGGCCGTGTCCTGGGTGGTGAGGGTGGTGAGCTTCTGCCGGTTGAGCGAAAGAATCAGCTCCGGGTAGCTCTGGCCGAAGGTGAACAGGTTCTGCAGGCCCTCGTAGGCGTAGCGCGGGATGTTGCTGCGCCGGAAAAAGGCCTCCACGTCGGGCAGCCGCACCCGCTCGAAGAGTTCGTTACCGGCCTTGTCAAAGCCCGTGACGCGGCCGTAGACCACGCCCCCGCCGTACACGGCGCGGGTTTTCCATTCCAGCACGCTGGGCAGGATCGTATTCGATTCCAGCGACTTGAGCACCTGCTGCGGGAAGTCGTTGGCCTCGCCCCACAGGGCCACGTCGCCGCTCTGGCCTTTCTCCACCGGCGAGCTGGGCGCGGCCCCATCCTGGGTGGCCGCGTTGCCGCTGCTGCCAGCGCTGCCACCGCCGGCGGCGGCCGAAAACGCGCCGTTCAGGCGCACAATGGAACCGGTGCCGGGCGAGTACGCCAGGTGGCCGGCGGAGCTGAATAGAAGCTGTTTCATTTATAGGATGACTTTGCGGCCGGCCACGGCCACCAGCAGATAGATGTGCACCTTCACCAGCTTGCCAGTGCTAGTATCCACCAGGTTGCGGGTGGCGTTGGCGTAGTGGTCGGGGTTGCAGGCAATGCGGGCCACGGTGGTCAGGTCGGCGTCCGGCTCACCGGTGAGCACCGGCACCGGCGGCGCGGCCTGACGCTTACCGGAGCCGATACCGGAGCCGAGGCGGGCGGCCGCTAGCTCCCGGAACTCGCCGCCGGTGCCGCGGCGCCTATCGCACGTGACGAAGCGCACAGCTACGGGCGTGCCGCTTTCCAGCAAAGCCAGCGCGTCCTTCAGCCGAATGGTTACGGGTGTTTCCATGGGGCAAATCTGCCGCGCCGGCCGGCCCACCAAAAGGACACAAAACCGCCTTAGTTGCCCCGAAAACGCACAAAAAGCCAATCTCACAGCGTTTTGCCCCTGCGCGCTGCAAACGCCGTTTTTGGGCGCTTTGAGCGTTTTACAGTCTCACCAGTCCAGCGCGATGCCCCGGCTTGCACTGTCGCCTGCCGGCAGCTGCCGGGGGCCGCCTCGGTGATATCTGTGGGGCCGACTCGCGTGAACATCACGCACCAGAGGACACGAAAAAGCCCCAACGCAGGCGGCGTTGGGGCTTTTGCATAGTGACTGAGCACCGACCGGGACCGAGGCAGGCCCTGGCAGGCGTTGATCAGACCACTAGCAGGGCACTGAAGTCGGGCGTGGTCATGACCACGTCGGTCCCAACGTAGAGCATGTGCAGATCCACCGTGTCGGTGAAGTGGGTGGCGTGCTCCTGCGGGAAGCTCTCCTTCCGTTCACTGGTCTTGATCTTGCTGATGTTGCCCTTGCTGTCCTGCCCCACTGGGGCCAGCAGCATGGCCTGCACCACGTCCTTGGTGTTGACCTTGTTGAAGCGCAGGCGGTAACGGCGTGGATCCTTCTCCTCGAGCACCTCCTGCCCTACCAGGTAGCGCGTGGGATGCCCGGGCACACGTCCCAGGTTAGCCCGAGTGATGCGCCAACCACGTGACTGCAGCACCTTGATGAAGGTTTCGTTGAGGGTCCAGGGGCTGTTGGGGTTGCGGTTGTTGCCCCACTCGGCGTCCTCCAGGAAGATGAACTCCTTGCGCAGCTGATGCTGGTAGTAGTCGCAGAAGGCCTGGGCCAGGTCGCTGACCATCTGGGGGTGCTTGACATACATACCCTTCAGCAGGCGGTATTCGCGCACGTCCTCGTGCTTCTGGCCCAGGGTGAGCACCGAAATCTTCCCGCCCCAGTCCACGGCCCCTACGATGGGCAAATGGCTGCGGCAGTCAGCGTCCATGCGACTGTCCGGGCTACTGAGCTTTTTGAGGTTGTACTCCAGCCCCAGGATATAATCGTCATTGTCGGCCTCCACCACGTGGCGGGCCTGGTGGAGTTTGGGATAGAACCCGCCCTCCACGGTCGTCGGCCGCCGGTTCATGATTTCAATCATGAACGTGAAGTCAGTCATGAAGCGGCGCTGATCCAGCAGGTACTGAAGGCCCAGGTTCTGGATGTTATCGAAGGCGTTGGCCTCCGAGTAGAACGTGCCTTTGGTGGCCGCACTCGGGAAGTAGCGCACCTCCAGCATGAGCTTGACCACCTGCTCGCGCCAGATATGCAGCCGCTCCTCGTCGGTGGTGGCGTCGATGAAGCGCACCTGCGCCGCAATCAGCTCGTTTTGGCGCTGATTGAGGTCGATACCGTCGTTTTCGTAGTACTTGGCCTTGTCCAGCAGCCAGCGGCCCTGGTCGCCCCAGGGCATGGAGCTGAAGAGAAACACGCCGTGGTGCTTCGGGTTTTTGCCGAAATACTGGCCGTTGCCGCGGTTGGTGGCCGACAAGTCGGCATCGAGCTTCTCTTTGTTGAAGAGCAGCGCCTCGTCGCCGATAAAGCCGTCCACGTTCAGGCCCCGGGAGGCCGAGCCACCGGCATCAAGCGAGACCAGGTGAAACCCGGTCCCGTTGCGGAAAATGATGAAGTGGTCGTAGCTGAGCGGGCCTTGGATGGGCCTATCGAACAGCTTCGAGGGCGCCGGGCGCCGGCCCACGTAGAAGTCGCGGTCCAGCTTGTAGCCCAGCGCCTCCAGGCCCGCAATCGTCGAGGGCAGCGTGCGCGTGAGCACCTGCTTGTAGGTCGAGCCCACGATGACCCAGCAGCTGCGGGGCATGGTCTGCACGATTTCGTGGATGTCCCACGAAATCACGGTCGACTTGCCCGTACCGCGGCCCCAGATGCTGACGCCCTCCTTTTTGGCCTTGGCCGTGACGTAGCGCAGCTGCGGCTGGTTGAAGCTGAGCTTGATCTGATCAACGATGACCATCCGCTGCGCCCTCCTCGCGCCGCTCCAGCAGCAATTGCTCCATCTGCTGGGCCCCGAACACCTGCTGCTGCACGGCGTCCTGAATCAGCTCGTAATCGGCGTCCTGGATGCTTTCCGGGTCCATGAGGTTAATGGTGCGCGGCTTGCGGCCCTCCACCGTCAGGTTGATGACATAGCTGGTGTTGCCACCGCCGGCGCCGGCCGCTTCCTCCGCGCCGCCCGAGTCGGGCCGCAGCAGCCCGGCTACGCTCGCCTCGAACTTCATGGCCGCCAGCGCCGCCCGGGTGTCGGGTGGCCGCTGCGTCAGGGCCAGCTGCAGAATCTTGCGGGCAAACTCCATCAAAATGGCCTTGCGGCCCTCCTTGCGGACTTTCTTCAGGTCGCCCATCAGGTTCTGGGCATCGGCCAGGCGCCGGTAGCACGTCGCGCGGCTGATGCCGAACTGCTTGGCCAGCAGCGGCCAGGCCTGGTCGAAGGTGTGGTAGTTACTGAGCAGCGCGTAGGCCGCCTCGATCTGCTGGTTGACCAGCTTATCGGCCGGCGAGAGTGCCGCCAGGCCCGGCCCCTCGCCGTTGGCCTCGGCGATGCTGGCGGCGTAGATGCGCTCGACGGCCGTCGACTTGTGCAGGATGACGTCCGAGGCCCCGGGCAGCTGCTTGGGTAGTAGCGATGTGGACATGGGCAAGTAGATTAGCGAAGCGGGAGTTTTTCCCGAATCAGGTGGATCTGCGCCTCCAGACCCGGCAGCTCGGCGGCCCGCTCGGGCCGGCGGCGCACCTTGGCCCGCAGGCTGATCAGATTATCCAGGCGCCGGTGCAGCTCGCCGGCGTCGGTCACGTCCTGGGTGGCCACCGGGCCGGGCAGCCGGCCATGCGCCAGCACGTGCTGCTCGGCCGAGAGCAGCTGCCGCACCTGGTCAGTGAGCTGACAGATGCGGTGGGCCAGTTTGTTGCGGTTAGCTAGGCGCAGGCCGGGCGTCGTGAGCTGCGCATGCGCGTGGCTGCGCTCGTCGCGGGCCGCCTTGAGCTGCGTCCGGACGCTGGCCAGCACGGCCAGGTCAGGGGCTGGCTGATTGGTTGTTGGTTGTTGGTTGTCGGCTACAGGCGCCGGGACCGACTCCTGCACCGGGCCGGCCAGCAGCTGCAGCTGCGCCACCAGCACCTGGCGGCTGTACCCGGTCTCGCCCAGGGCGAAGAGTTGCTGGTACACGGCACTGCCACCCAATTGCGCATATAGCGCCACGCCGGCGGCGAAGTCGGCCGGCGCGGCCAGCCATGCGAGGAGTTCACCCTGTTTCATGACCCAAAACTGCCGCCGGCTGCCATGGCGAAAAAGGACGCAAAAAAGGCCCCAGCCATGCGGCTGAGGCCTTTCCCCTCACTTGCCCGTTCTCTCACCTCCGGGTTACTTGCTCACCGCTGGTGCCGCTCTCTTCTGCTTCTGCTTCTTCAGCACCAGATAGGTGAATGTGGGGTCCTGCACCAACTCATCGGCCTCCGCAACCGTGATGCGCGTGAGGTCGACGCGGCGGCCGAGTCGCTGGAGGTCGATAACACCAGGCGTGCGAGTG is from Hymenobacter yonginensis and encodes:
- a CDS encoding SprB repeat-containing protein, whose translation is MRVLLKKEWAPNGTWGDRDYDQAYGYYLGAAAWEFDTVSLAVVYTPFPLYASYTVDQSTGEQPPEDYSKPLSELVFGVPGVEGAAATYTGYFHDGAAGVRTLVLRLTKLTTICFGASTGELQLLTSGSITGPFSYLWEDGSTTLQRGLVPAGRYSVTVTEDATGAACTIALQAEQNARINVLVERRDTQVTLVASGGTAPFTYLWSDGSTLATRTDLQDGTHVCAIVDALGCSAEVSVNFSRLSYYFSRNPIPLRLDAGDAYRADPTSLPELTFTCQVLVEQQYLSEEFTAVGTELEQPADRDGRTSFQVQELLAPYLDYHVPAPAGPVAERATALFKRFFLRHAQVAGNPPVKGPSTGAEQHYVLLGGLSFTEAQARTWFDDYQPRHKPFLTWEPNDKWVFAGQPEFLYFQALAPTPSVRMLAELRFDDNTSQVLPLGELEGVRQFEVFCFGVGFGQLNLARLPAERRDKVVSWQVSVVDDDGRRLSEVRRYHLDRLPPATCRYLLYANSLGGMNTFVARGEAQQDAEVTGDQVEVQLPLDYDPLRGDTAVLERELRPVLKLASGVHLGRAEHLGLQELLLSRRVLLLNAGRWLAGYVKTKTVNVLDEGKRVPTLEVEFVLPAERQFTPYLPPAAPAAVGPDSGAL
- a CDS encoding lysozyme: MKTDAAGRAFITKEEGEVLKTYLCAAGVATIGVGHTGPDVVARMTITREQSQMLLSKDLARFEAAVNRAVTVPLTQNQFNALVSFAFNLGEAALAKSSLVRYVNTTAVRDPAALRNYFRIWRNVNGKLSAAIEARRLREAALFLKP
- a CDS encoding phage holin family protein, whose protein sequence is MLSIVLPPQVHFMLEKAWHLFEKYIFNDWNALAFLMVLFLLDTGLGMARSFRQGRFHSRGMRQMFTKLRDYGVGIVVAHVFCNIEVDGSKFPWAEYMAFGVKGAIYFFILLIETKSIDENLRGLGGLGLPLPKFLRRGMTDWEETGQFRSKTPPDELPAAPEPDPSTEPAEGTIPPAL
- a CDS encoding DUF6712 family protein, coding for MLSLLKTSEELRRYVSVDTSVVPEPVQREQERLRGQLLLPVLGATLLHWLDAQYAAGAAATDQTPAGQLLARVQAPLARLAMAGALDELQVSLGDTGIHIVSTETQKTAFQWQITALRRTLSRKGYQDMNALLEWLESSRATTPELQAWAAGPGQLYRRQLLVSAVEFSRFENIQESWPVFEALRPLISTQELFILEPQLGYDFLSELREQVRTRTLTAENEELLEQFVRPALASLTLARAVPELGLRLTGDGIELMVARLDDSNSKEADAGLDQLLAARAFEAQRAADIRLEKMRQFLNRTASATRYATYFTLGPYRAPATPVVALNTAESKVIRFC